One part of the Leclercia sp. LSNIH1 genome encodes these proteins:
- a CDS encoding adenylate kinase, with the protein MKINIIGTSGSGKSTLARRIATELALPCIEMDTLYWLPEWQGTPDDVLFAKLEAALSATPGWVLDGNYNRTRPLKWRDVDLVVWVDYGLARTLRQAVTRAVKRAWTQQELWPGTGNRESFRRSFFSRESILLWTLKTWRSNRARYEADMRNPSYAHIRFVRITTRQQAEALLAELRAAR; encoded by the coding sequence ATGAAAATTAATATTATTGGCACCAGCGGCAGCGGCAAGAGCACGCTCGCCCGCCGGATCGCCACTGAACTGGCGCTGCCCTGTATCGAAATGGATACCCTCTACTGGCTCCCGGAGTGGCAGGGTACCCCGGACGATGTTCTCTTTGCGAAACTGGAAGCCGCCCTCAGCGCGACACCTGGCTGGGTGCTGGACGGCAACTATAACCGCACCCGGCCCCTGAAATGGCGCGACGTGGATCTGGTGGTATGGGTGGATTACGGCCTGGCCCGCACCCTGCGTCAGGCGGTGACGCGGGCGGTAAAACGCGCCTGGACGCAGCAGGAGCTGTGGCCCGGCACCGGCAACCGGGAGAGCTTTCGCCGCTCCTTTTTCAGCCGCGAGTCGATCCTGCTCTGGACGCTTAAAACCTGGCGCAGCAACCGGGCGCGCTACGAGGCGGATATGCGCAACCCCTCTTATGCCCATATCCGCTTCGTCCGTATTACCACCCGACAACAGGCCGAAGCGCTGCTCGCGGAGCTACGTGCAGCGCGCTAA
- a CDS encoding methyl-accepting chemotaxis protein — MRRNNHVTQNEYLLNEGSTLMSTTDIQSHITYANSAFIDASGYKEEHLIGEPHNVIRHPDMPAEAFADMWFTLQAGESWTGLVKNRRHNGDHYWVRANVTPVYQNDMLTGYISVRNIPARHEIDASEARYGRVRNNQLKGHRFYKGVLVRRGLFSFLSLFKRLSTAKRINYSLGITALLAFAVSLSLPGGLIQIAALGLLFILLGLFLNAQICRPLKTIVKKMQCVVSGRKTDSTHFERVDEIGLMMRLVNQSGLNLNSLVDDVGTQISGIRAISQQVAKEGDALQARSEETADDLQQTAAAVEEIASAVQQTADTAEQAIQMADQTSASAYRGEAVMKQTIGMMQSVSKDNGQIVDIIAVIDRIAFQTNILALNAAVEAARAGEAGRGFAVVAAEVRNLAQHSASAAKEIAALIEKNVASVNAGVDMVAQTEAQLTTMIGNVLNMSSLIKEIGHATQEQTQALSLINESISRIGVMTHNNTGMVEHVTQAANHLTQRTTRLQQAIAVFGG; from the coding sequence ATGAGGCGTAACAATCACGTTACACAAAACGAGTATTTGCTTAACGAAGGCTCGACCTTAATGTCGACCACCGATATCCAGAGCCATATTACTTACGCGAACTCGGCCTTTATTGATGCCAGCGGTTATAAAGAAGAACATCTTATTGGTGAACCTCATAATGTGATCCGCCATCCGGATATGCCCGCAGAGGCGTTTGCCGATATGTGGTTTACCCTGCAAGCAGGTGAAAGCTGGACGGGACTGGTGAAGAACCGCCGTCACAACGGGGATCACTACTGGGTGCGCGCCAACGTGACGCCGGTTTATCAGAATGACATGCTTACCGGCTATATCTCGGTGCGCAATATTCCCGCGCGCCATGAGATAGATGCCAGTGAAGCGCGCTATGGACGGGTGCGTAATAATCAGCTAAAAGGCCACCGCTTTTATAAAGGGGTGCTGGTTCGCCGGGGACTATTTTCCTTTCTCTCGCTTTTCAAACGTCTCAGCACGGCAAAACGGATTAATTACTCCCTTGGGATAACCGCCCTGCTCGCCTTTGCTGTTTCTTTATCTCTCCCCGGCGGCTTAATTCAAATTGCGGCGCTGGGGCTCCTCTTTATTTTGCTGGGGTTGTTTCTTAATGCCCAGATTTGTCGCCCGTTAAAAACCATCGTCAAAAAGATGCAGTGCGTGGTTTCCGGGCGCAAAACGGACTCTACCCATTTTGAACGTGTCGACGAAATAGGCTTAATGATGCGGCTGGTTAACCAGTCCGGCTTAAACCTCAATTCGCTGGTGGATGATGTGGGAACGCAAATCAGCGGCATCCGCGCTATCAGCCAGCAGGTGGCGAAGGAAGGCGATGCCCTGCAGGCGCGATCCGAAGAGACGGCGGACGATCTCCAGCAGACGGCCGCGGCGGTGGAAGAGATAGCCAGCGCGGTTCAGCAGACCGCAGATACGGCAGAACAGGCTATCCAGATGGCGGACCAGACCAGCGCCAGCGCGTACCGTGGCGAAGCCGTGATGAAGCAAACCATCGGCATGATGCAGTCGGTATCAAAGGATAACGGCCAGATCGTCGATATCATCGCGGTGATCGACCGGATCGCCTTCCAGACCAATATTCTGGCGCTCAATGCTGCGGTGGAAGCGGCCCGCGCCGGAGAAGCCGGACGCGGTTTTGCGGTGGTGGCCGCCGAGGTGCGTAATCTGGCCCAGCACTCGGCGTCAGCGGCAAAGGAGATCGCCGCGCTTATCGAGAAAAACGTCGCCAGCGTCAATGCCGGGGTGGATATGGTAGCGCAGACCGAAGCGCAGCTGACCACCATGATTGGCAACGTACTGAATATGTCATCACTTATTAAGGAGATAGGACACGCTACCCAGGAGCAGACCCAGGCCCTGAGCCTGATCAATGAGTCCATCTCCCGTATCGGGGTAATGACCCATAACAATACCGGGATGGTCGAGCATGTCACCCAGGCGGCCAACCACCTCACCCAGCGCACCACCCGCCTGCAACAGGCGATTGCGGTGTTTGGCGGCTAA